From Alkalibacter saccharofermentans DSM 14828, the proteins below share one genomic window:
- a CDS encoding TIGR03960 family B12-binding radical SAM protein: MDNIIDSILPKVETPARYVGNEINSVKKEINEDTVRFCMAFPDVYEVGMSHLGIKILYHLLNERDKTYCERVFALYPDMESILKEKDIPLFSIETRTPLSEFDFVGFTLQYEMSYTNILNMMDMGGIPVYSKDRTEKDPLVVFGGPCAYNPEPVADFADLIVIGEGEEVIQEILDLYEKERDNYIKADFLRKAAAIQGVYIPALYEALYHEDGTLKSFNPFHEGVPKSVKKRFVKDLDNVYYPDRFIVPYIEIVHDRSMLELFRGCTRGCRFCQAGMLYRPLREKSLDTLKKNADDLIKNTGYEEISLSSLSTMDYSCLPELTDYLLEKYQSKRISVGLPSLRIDSFSIKTAEKIQKVRKTGLTFAPEAGTQRMRDVINKGVTEEDLIQSVSEAFNLGWGHVKLYFMIGLPTETREDLDGITEMAFKVLDSYNQTVSDKKNKKIKIVVSTSSFVPKAFTPFQWVAQDSVEEIADKQQHIIKNMRSRAIDYSWHDPHVSRLEGVFARGDRKLSDVIYRAFKKGCKADGWKDSFKYENWLEAFVEAGIDPDFYTTRKRGVDELFPWDFIDIGVTKSFLVKEYDKALNEELTPFCKYRCVNCGFNDFEEGWKCRVYSKDKV, from the coding sequence ATGGATAATATAATCGACAGTATTTTGCCAAAGGTTGAAACGCCTGCAAGATACGTTGGAAATGAGATCAACAGTGTAAAAAAAGAAATTAATGAAGATACGGTAAGGTTTTGCATGGCATTCCCAGATGTATACGAGGTGGGTATGTCCCACTTGGGAATCAAGATACTGTATCATTTGTTAAATGAAAGAGATAAGACGTATTGCGAAAGAGTTTTTGCGCTTTATCCTGATATGGAGTCAATCCTAAAAGAAAAGGATATCCCGCTATTTTCAATTGAAACTAGAACTCCGTTAAGCGAATTTGATTTTGTTGGGTTTACCCTTCAGTACGAAATGAGTTATACGAATATATTGAACATGATGGATATGGGCGGAATACCTGTATATTCCAAAGACAGAACTGAGAAGGATCCATTGGTGGTCTTTGGAGGACCATGTGCTTATAATCCGGAGCCTGTTGCTGATTTTGCAGATTTAATCGTAATCGGCGAAGGAGAAGAAGTCATCCAGGAGATATTAGACCTTTACGAGAAGGAAAGGGACAATTACATCAAGGCGGATTTTCTTAGAAAAGCAGCGGCAATCCAAGGGGTATACATACCGGCATTGTATGAAGCCCTATATCATGAAGACGGTACGTTAAAAAGCTTCAATCCGTTCCATGAGGGAGTTCCTAAGTCGGTCAAGAAACGATTCGTTAAGGATTTGGACAATGTTTATTACCCAGATAGGTTTATAGTGCCATATATTGAAATAGTTCACGACAGGAGCATGCTGGAGCTTTTTAGGGGATGCACAAGAGGGTGCAGATTCTGTCAGGCAGGGATGCTTTACAGGCCTCTTAGGGAAAAAAGCCTTGATACGCTTAAGAAAAATGCCGATGATCTTATTAAGAACACAGGGTATGAGGAAATATCCCTGTCTTCACTTTCCACCATGGATTATTCATGTCTTCCCGAATTGACGGACTACCTGCTTGAAAAATACCAAAGCAAGAGGATCTCTGTCGGACTTCCATCCCTTAGGATAGACAGTTTCTCCATCAAGACTGCGGAAAAAATACAAAAGGTAAGAAAGACCGGACTTACATTTGCTCCGGAGGCTGGCACTCAGAGGATGCGGGATGTAATAAACAAAGGCGTCACGGAAGAAGATCTTATCCAGTCTGTCAGTGAAGCCTTTAATCTCGGATGGGGTCATGTGAAGTTATACTTCATGATAGGACTGCCAACAGAGACTAGAGAAGACCTTGATGGAATCACCGAGATGGCGTTTAAGGTCTTGGACTCATACAATCAGACAGTCAGCGACAAGAAAAACAAGAAAATCAAGATTGTCGTCAGCACGTCCTCATTCGTGCCTAAAGCTTTTACCCCGTTTCAATGGGTAGCCCAGGACAGCGTAGAGGAAATTGCGGATAAGCAGCAGCATATAATTAAGAACATGAGAAGCAGAGCTATTGACTATAGTTGGCACGATCCTCACGTCAGCCGCCTTGAAGGAGTATTCGCAAGGGGAGACAGAAAGCTTTCCGATGTGATTTACAGGGCGTTTAAAAAAGGTTGCAAGGCAGATGGATGGAAGGATTCCTTCAAATACGAAAATTGGCTGGAAGCTTTTGTTGAAGCGGGGATTGATCCTGATTTTTATACCACAAGAAAAAGAGGGGTCGATGAGCTTTTCCCATGGGATTTTATCGACATTGGGGTGACAAAATCATTCTTGGTCAAAGAGTATGATAAGGCTCTAAATGAAGAGCTGACTCCCTTTTGCAAATACAGATGCGTAAATTGTGGGTTCAACGACTTTGAAGAAGGGTGGAAATGTCGTGTATACAGCAAGGATAAAGTTTAA
- the argH gene encoding argininosuccinate lyase: protein MKLWGGRFTKETNPLTDDFNSSIHFDNILYPYDIKGSIAHAKMLGKQKIISSEESVAIIEGLKEILKDIQCGKVEFDISAEDIHMNMEKLLIEKIGDTGKKLHTGRSRNDQVALDMRMYVKDQIESIDAMLHNLQQVLLDLAVEHKKTIMPGYTHLQKAQPVTLAHHLSAYFEMFKRDRARLADCYLRTDIMPLGSSALAGTTYDLDREMVADLLDFKAVTLNSMDGVSDRDYCIEFLSALSMIIMHLSRFSEEIILWCSDEFNFIKLDDAYSTGSSIMPQKKNPDIAELVRGKTGRVYGHLMGLLTTMKGIPLAYNKDMQEDKEAVFDGVKTISMCLPIFTDMVKTMNVNKKVMYEGAKKAFTNATDAADWLVKKDMPFREAHSIIGKLVLYCIEKGKNIEDLSLEEFKKISPVFDETIYDHITIEACVNNRKVIGGPSIESMEKVLFINRNYLLENTPK, encoded by the coding sequence ATGAAGCTTTGGGGAGGACGTTTTACAAAGGAGACCAATCCGCTGACGGACGACTTCAACTCATCCATACATTTTGACAACATACTTTATCCTTATGATATCAAGGGAAGCATCGCCCATGCCAAGATGCTTGGAAAACAAAAGATCATTTCCTCTGAGGAAAGCGTGGCAATTATTGAAGGACTGAAGGAAATCTTAAAAGATATCCAATGCGGCAAAGTGGAGTTTGATATTTCCGCCGAGGATATTCACATGAACATGGAGAAGCTTCTAATAGAAAAAATAGGCGATACTGGCAAGAAGCTGCATACAGGCAGAAGCAGAAACGATCAGGTTGCTCTAGATATGAGGATGTACGTCAAAGACCAGATAGAATCCATAGATGCCATGCTCCACAACCTCCAGCAGGTGCTTTTGGACTTGGCAGTAGAACACAAAAAAACCATTATGCCGGGATACACGCATCTTCAAAAGGCGCAGCCTGTAACTTTGGCTCATCATTTGAGCGCGTATTTCGAAATGTTCAAGAGGGACCGGGCAAGGCTTGCCGACTGCTACCTTCGTACGGACATCATGCCTCTTGGATCAAGTGCCTTAGCCGGAACTACTTACGATCTCGACAGAGAAATGGTAGCTGACCTTCTGGATTTTAAAGCTGTTACTTTAAACAGCATGGACGGAGTATCCGACAGGGACTACTGCATAGAGTTTTTAAGCGCGCTGTCCATGATCATAATGCATTTAAGCAGGTTTAGCGAAGAAATAATTCTTTGGTGCTCTGATGAGTTTAACTTCATCAAACTGGATGATGCCTACAGCACAGGTAGCAGCATTATGCCCCAGAAGAAAAACCCTGACATTGCCGAGCTGGTCAGGGGAAAGACTGGAAGAGTTTACGGACATTTGATGGGACTTTTGACCACGATGAAAGGTATCCCCTTGGCCTACAACAAAGACATGCAAGAGGACAAGGAGGCTGTGTTCGACGGAGTAAAAACCATATCTATGTGTCTTCCTATATTTACGGACATGGTAAAGACCATGAATGTAAACAAAAAAGTCATGTACGAGGGAGCCAAGAAGGCTTTCACCAATGCCACGGATGCAGCAGACTGGCTCGTAAAAAAAGACATGCCTTTTAGGGAAGCCCACTCAATAATTGGAAAGCTTGTATTGTACTGCATAGAAAAGGGCAAAAACATCGAGGATCTGTCCCTTGAAGAATTCAAGAAAATATCGCCTGTTTTCGACGAGACCATATACGATCATATCACCATTGAAGCTTGCGTCAACAATCGAAAAGTAATCGGCGGACCATCTATAGAAAGCATGGAGAAGGTATTGTTTATAAATCGAAATTATCTTCTTGAAAATACGCCTAAATAA
- the rodA gene encoding rod shape-determining protein RodA produces the protein MKLISYLKKVDYVLLVVVLLLSAIGIAAIGVATNTDNFLAGDSADFIFRQAVALSLGLTGMLIVMSIDYKVLGRHWMLIFAVCILLLLAVYVPGLGIVNKGSRRWINMGFMEFQTSEIVKIGFIIVMAKILEIRKNKLNSIFDILVIFAAVLAFVSLVFIQPDLGQSLVYIVIASGMVFVAGINMKIVFGALGAIIIIAPILWNFMMEDYQKNRIIYFLNPTLDPLGQGYHTIQSIITVGSGEVFGKGLNAQNTMTSLNYLPAQWTDFIFSVISESAGFVGGSVVVLLFGLMLFRLLRDARAAKDEFGTLIIVGVFFMFAFQIFENIGMTLGLMPITGITLPFLSYGGSSLMTNLIAVGLVLGVHMRRHSINF, from the coding sequence ATGAAATTGATTTCTTACCTTAAGAAGGTGGATTACGTGCTTTTAGTGGTGGTGCTGCTTTTGAGCGCAATAGGGATAGCCGCTATAGGGGTAGCTACGAATACAGATAATTTTCTAGCCGGAGATTCGGCGGATTTTATATTTAGACAAGCCGTAGCTCTCAGTCTGGGTTTGACTGGGATGCTGATAGTCATGTCCATAGACTACAAGGTTCTTGGGAGGCACTGGATGTTGATATTTGCCGTATGCATACTGCTTCTTCTTGCTGTCTATGTTCCAGGACTAGGGATAGTCAACAAAGGCAGTCGAAGATGGATAAACATGGGCTTTATGGAATTCCAGACGTCTGAGATCGTTAAAATCGGGTTCATCATAGTGATGGCAAAGATACTGGAGATAAGGAAAAACAAATTAAACAGCATCTTTGATATCCTGGTGATTTTTGCCGCGGTGCTGGCCTTCGTTTCCTTGGTTTTCATACAGCCTGACCTGGGGCAATCCCTCGTGTACATAGTCATCGCTTCGGGGATGGTGTTTGTTGCGGGTATTAATATGAAAATAGTATTTGGAGCGTTGGGCGCGATTATAATAATTGCTCCTATATTGTGGAATTTCATGATGGAGGATTACCAAAAGAACAGGATAATATACTTCCTGAATCCTACTCTCGATCCACTGGGACAGGGCTACCATACGATACAGTCTATTATAACCGTCGGGTCGGGAGAAGTTTTTGGGAAAGGCTTGAATGCCCAAAATACAATGACCAGTTTGAACTACCTACCTGCCCAATGGACTGATTTTATATTTTCGGTAATATCGGAGTCTGCAGGTTTTGTGGGAGGTTCTGTTGTAGTGCTGTTATTTGGATTGATGCTGTTTAGGCTCTTAAGGGATGCTAGAGCTGCCAAGGACGAGTTTGGAACATTGATAATAGTAGGAGTGTTTTTTATGTTTGCATTTCAAATTTTTGAAAACATTGGAATGACCTTAGGGCTTATGCCCATAACGGGAATAACGCTGCCTTTTTTGAGCTACGGTGGGAGTTCGCTTATGACGAATCTAATTGCCGTAGGGCTTGTGTTGGGCGTTCATATGCGAAGACACAGCATAAATTTTTAA
- the rodA gene encoding rod shape-determining protein RodA, which produces MEWVKYLKKMDFVLLFVVMALFSIGLMAITVATNTENFVGGDPSTFIIKQIIAFGIGLTGLLVIIAMDYRTLGQYWIHIFVLTVISLLLVFIPGLGIVNKGTRGWISLGFMDLQTSEIAKLGFIVAFAKLLEIRKNKLSNIIDVMILVAFISVPISVVLLQGDLGQALVFVVIAAGMLFMAGIDIRYVYGVFGAIIVGFPVMWNYFMQDYQKKRIITFFNPANDPLGDGYHALQSMIAIGSGEVFGKGVYAENTMTKLNYLPAQWTDFIFSVISETAGFVGASIVVILLGIFLFRLLKDAKNAKDEFGTLIVSGVFFMFLFQIFENIGMTMGIMPITGITLPFLSYGGSSLMTNIFAVGLVLNVHMRRHHISF; this is translated from the coding sequence ATGGAATGGGTTAAATACCTAAAAAAGATGGATTTTGTGCTGTTATTTGTAGTAATGGCTTTATTCTCAATCGGCTTGATGGCTATAACCGTAGCGACGAATACTGAAAATTTTGTGGGAGGAGATCCTTCCACCTTTATAATAAAACAGATAATAGCCTTTGGCATAGGGTTGACGGGATTGTTAGTTATAATCGCCATGGATTATAGAACATTGGGGCAATACTGGATTCATATATTTGTTTTGACTGTTATAAGCTTGTTGCTAGTCTTCATCCCAGGTTTGGGAATAGTAAATAAAGGGACTAGAGGATGGATCAGCTTGGGATTTATGGACCTGCAAACTTCGGAAATCGCAAAGCTGGGCTTTATAGTTGCATTTGCCAAGCTTCTTGAGATAAGAAAAAATAAACTCAGCAACATAATAGATGTGATGATTCTGGTGGCCTTCATATCAGTCCCCATATCCGTTGTCCTTCTACAGGGGGATTTAGGCCAGGCTCTCGTGTTTGTAGTTATCGCCGCGGGAATGCTTTTTATGGCGGGAATTGACATAAGGTATGTTTATGGTGTCTTCGGCGCTATAATAGTGGGATTTCCCGTCATGTGGAACTATTTTATGCAGGATTATCAGAAAAAAAGGATAATCACATTTTTCAATCCTGCCAACGACCCTCTAGGAGATGGTTACCATGCGCTGCAGTCCATGATAGCAATCGGCTCGGGAGAGGTTTTCGGAAAGGGAGTATATGCTGAAAACACAATGACGAAGCTAAATTACCTTCCTGCCCAATGGACGGATTTTATATTCTCGGTCATATCTGAAACAGCGGGGTTTGTGGGTGCATCCATAGTAGTGATACTTTTAGGGATTTTTTTATTCAGGTTGTTAAAGGATGCAAAAAATGCAAAAGATGAGTTCGGTACGTTGATTGTATCAGGAGTCTTTTTCATGTTTTTATTTCAGATATTCGAAAATATAGGCATGACTATGGGAATAATGCCTATTACAGGCATTACGCTTCCGTTCTTAAGCTACGGGGGAAGCTCTCTGATGACAAATATATTTGCCGTAGGATTGGTTTTGAATGTTCATATGAGAAGGCATCATATCAGCTTCTAA
- the gltX gene encoding glutamate--tRNA ligase translates to MVRVRFAPSPTGYVHIGSLRTALYNYLFAKKNNGSYVLRIEDTDQKRLVEDSMVNLIECLEKTGLIHDEGPTFDNGKLIQKGEYGPYIQSERLDIYKKYLSDLLEDKHAYHCFCSKERLEEVRENQRRENMTPKYDGHCRNLSKEEVERRVAAGEEYVIRLRMPENSIISFYDEVRGDIKINSDEVDDQVLIKSDGFPTYHFAVVIDDHLMGITHVIRGEEWLPSTPKHVLLYEAFGWEKPTYVHLPNILNADKKKLSKRQGDVAVEDFLAKGYLPAALINYIALLGWSPDVNEEIFSMEELIAHFDVKRVNKSGAVFDVNKLNWMNGEYLRKLPTEELTKLCAPFMMETGYVTDEQFEADFSYFEKIVDAFKEKMDKFSDIKTEMKNLFEYDGEVTDEIREMLQLDTTPVLAESAVEKMEKLDEFTPETLKKVFKEIQKEKGIKGKSLFMPARIIATRQMHGSDLMKIMSILGKEEVIKRFENFRKI, encoded by the coding sequence ATGGTTAGAGTTAGATTTGCGCCAAGTCCTACCGGATATGTGCATATAGGATCCTTGAGGACTGCGCTTTACAATTATTTGTTCGCGAAGAAAAACAACGGTTCATACGTCTTAAGGATAGAGGATACTGATCAAAAGAGGTTGGTTGAGGATTCGATGGTCAACCTAATAGAATGCCTGGAAAAGACTGGGCTTATTCACGACGAGGGACCTACTTTTGATAATGGAAAATTAATTCAAAAGGGAGAGTATGGTCCATATATACAGTCAGAAAGGCTGGATATATACAAAAAATACTTAAGTGATCTCCTGGAAGATAAGCATGCATATCATTGTTTCTGTTCAAAGGAAAGGCTGGAAGAGGTGCGTGAAAATCAGCGCCGTGAAAATATGACTCCAAAATACGACGGCCATTGCAGAAACCTTTCCAAGGAAGAGGTTGAAAGAAGGGTTGCAGCTGGTGAGGAATATGTCATTAGGCTCAGGATGCCGGAAAATTCAATTATAAGCTTTTATGATGAAGTAAGAGGGGATATAAAAATAAATAGCGACGAGGTTGACGATCAGGTCTTGATAAAATCAGACGGTTTCCCCACGTATCACTTTGCAGTAGTGATAGACGATCACTTAATGGGTATTACCCATGTGATCAGGGGAGAGGAATGGTTGCCTTCTACCCCAAAGCACGTTTTGTTATACGAAGCATTCGGCTGGGAAAAGCCTACGTATGTCCATTTGCCAAACATCCTAAATGCTGACAAGAAAAAGCTCAGCAAAAGGCAGGGAGATGTCGCAGTAGAAGATTTCCTAGCGAAAGGGTATCTGCCGGCAGCCTTGATAAACTACATTGCCCTGCTGGGGTGGAGTCCGGATGTGAACGAAGAGATATTCTCCATGGAGGAGCTTATAGCCCATTTCGATGTCAAGAGGGTGAACAAGTCAGGTGCTGTATTTGACGTAAACAAGCTCAACTGGATGAATGGCGAATATTTGAGGAAGCTTCCAACAGAAGAGCTGACAAAACTGTGTGCTCCTTTTATGATGGAAACTGGATATGTCACCGATGAGCAATTTGAAGCTGATTTTTCATACTTTGAGAAGATAGTGGACGCATTTAAAGAAAAGATGGACAAGTTCTCGGATATAAAAACTGAAATGAAAAATCTCTTCGAATACGATGGTGAAGTAACCGATGAAATTAGGGAAATGCTCCAGCTGGACACGACCCCTGTTCTTGCTGAATCGGCGGTAGAAAAAATGGAAAAATTAGACGAATTCACGCCGGAAACATTAAAGAAAGTATTTAAAGAGATTCAAAAGGAAAAGGGCATCAAAGGAAAGAGCCTGTTTATGCCCGCCAGGATAATAGCGACCCGACAGATGCACGGATCAGATCTAATGAAAATCATGAGCATTCTAGGGAAAGAAGAAGTAATAAAAAGATTTGAAAACTTCAGAAAGATTTAA
- a CDS encoding TIGR03936 family radical SAM-associated protein → MYTARIKFKREADIRYISHLDMQRMVQRILRRAEVPMKYSEGFNPHPKLAFAMAMGVGLTSDCEYVDVELMESIDPVLLVGSMNESAPKGFAALKAIVTEEKLPSLTSLIEESVYQVTCLLNASGEVERLSDQLKSILDSESIVYRKRNKKGKWSDKEIRPLIKELSASTEGLTVNIIARLATGSKENLRPEVVLDKIDPEKSLFDQEHGCVYHRLFLGKVNGEELI, encoded by the coding sequence GTGTATACAGCAAGGATAAAGTTTAAAAGAGAAGCGGATATACGTTATATTTCACATCTTGACATGCAGAGGATGGTTCAGAGGATTTTAAGGCGTGCCGAAGTTCCAATGAAATACAGCGAGGGATTCAATCCCCATCCCAAACTGGCATTTGCCATGGCCATGGGGGTTGGGTTGACATCGGATTGTGAGTATGTGGATGTAGAACTTATGGAAAGCATAGACCCGGTATTGCTGGTTGGGAGCATGAATGAGTCTGCTCCTAAAGGGTTTGCGGCATTGAAAGCAATAGTAACGGAAGAAAAACTCCCATCTCTTACATCTTTGATTGAAGAGAGCGTCTATCAAGTAACCTGTCTTTTAAATGCTTCTGGGGAAGTGGAGCGGTTATCTGATCAGTTAAAGTCGATTTTGGATAGTGAAAGCATAGTTTACAGAAAGAGAAACAAAAAAGGCAAATGGTCTGACAAGGAGATAAGGCCCCTTATCAAGGAACTCTCCGCGAGTACAGAGGGATTAACGGTGAATATTATAGCGAGGCTAGCAACGGGAAGCAAGGAAAACTTGAGGCCTGAAGTGGTTTTAGACAAGATAGATCCTGAGAAGAGCCTTTTTGATCAGGAGCATGGGTGCGTCTATCATAGATTGTTTTTAGGAAAGGTCAATGGAGAAGAGCTAATTTAA